One Gloeothece verrucosa PCC 7822 DNA window includes the following coding sequences:
- a CDS encoding type II toxin-antitoxin system HicB family antitoxin — protein MNSNSKQIYNYTVILEKESDGGYHAFCPALKGCHSQGDSFEEAIANITEAIELYIESLKADNLSIPPDLIVKPLTILA, from the coding sequence ATGAACAGCAACAGTAAACAAATTTACAATTATACTGTTATTCTAGAAAAAGAATCTGATGGTGGCTATCATGCCTTTTGTCCAGCCTTAAAAGGCTGCCACTCTCAAGGAGATTCTTTTGAAGAAGCTATCGCTAATATTACAGAAGCCATTGAATTATATATTGAAAGTTTAAAAGCTGATAATTTGTCCATCCCTCCCGATTTAATCGTTAAACCTTTAACGATATTAGCATGA
- a CDS encoding DUF305 domain-containing protein gives MKNSSLLCSLVGLLASSTLTGLLFINPTQAQSSPHHPQHPLNSSSGCCSGMGMTNQQQDKHFIQMMIPHHQGAIDMANLALKQSQHPQIKQLAEAIKKTQNQEIEQLKTWYKQWYGVELPNDSNSQTSANSSGCGMMSMMSTNLQALKNASDFDKVFIEEMIPHHQNAVMMSAMVLNSPHPELRNLALNIINTQSAEIEEMNQWLNSWY, from the coding sequence ATGAAAAATTCATCTTTATTATGCAGTTTAGTAGGCTTATTGGCTAGTAGCACATTAACAGGATTATTATTCATCAACCCGACACAAGCTCAATCATCACCGCATCATCCTCAGCATCCGCTTAACTCTTCCTCTGGGTGTTGTAGTGGAATGGGAATGACTAATCAACAACAAGATAAGCATTTTATTCAAATGATGATTCCTCATCATCAAGGAGCTATAGATATGGCTAATTTGGCCTTAAAGCAATCTCAACATCCTCAAATTAAACAGTTAGCAGAAGCCATTAAAAAAACTCAAAACCAAGAAATTGAACAACTGAAAACTTGGTATAAACAATGGTATGGGGTAGAACTGCCCAATGATTCTAACTCACAAACTTCTGCTAATTCTAGCGGCTGTGGGATGATGAGCATGATGTCGACTAATTTACAAGCCCTCAAAAATGCGTCAGATTTTGATAAAGTGTTTATTGAAGAGATGATTCCTCATCACCAAAATGCCGTCATGATGTCAGCAATGGTTTTAAATAGTCCACACCCAGAATTACGCAATCTCGCTCTCAACATTATTAACACTCAAAGCGCAGAAATTGAGGAAATGAATCAGTGGTTAAATAGTTGGTATTAA
- the rppA gene encoding two-component system response regulator RppA, producing MRILLVEDEPDLGEALKKALNQKKYIVDWVQDGAEAWTCLESQWTEYNLAIVDWLLPGISGLDIIKRLRKQKNSLPVLMLTAKDQMEDKVIGLDAGADDYLIKPFGMAELLARLRALGRRSPQLQPQQFQRGLLILDYGTRTVYYKNHQTLPLTTKEFQLLEYFFNHPNQILTSEQIRNHLWEMGEEPLSNVVAAQVRLLRRKLETVGSKNSIETVHGVGYRFNLNLASD from the coding sequence ATGAGAATTTTATTAGTTGAAGATGAACCGGACTTAGGAGAAGCTCTTAAAAAAGCTCTCAATCAAAAAAAATATATTGTTGACTGGGTACAAGATGGCGCTGAAGCTTGGACTTGTCTAGAATCTCAGTGGACAGAATATAATTTAGCGATTGTTGACTGGTTACTACCCGGAATAAGCGGATTAGATATTATTAAACGTCTCCGAAAGCAAAAAAATTCCCTACCCGTCTTGATGTTGACGGCCAAAGATCAGATGGAAGATAAAGTTATAGGATTAGATGCCGGGGCAGATGATTATTTAATTAAACCCTTTGGAATGGCAGAATTATTAGCTAGATTAAGGGCTTTAGGAAGACGTTCTCCTCAACTTCAACCTCAACAGTTTCAAAGAGGTCTTTTGATTCTAGATTATGGAACTCGCACTGTTTATTATAAAAATCATCAAACTCTTCCTTTAACCACAAAAGAATTTCAACTTCTGGAGTATTTTTTTAATCATCCCAATCAAATTCTCACGAGTGAACAAATTCGTAATCATCTTTGGGAAATGGGAGAAGAACCTTTAAGTAATGTGGTAGCGGCTCAGGTTCGCCTCTTACGACGTAAACTAGAAACTGTAGGCAGTAAAAATAGCATTGAAACAGTACATGGTGTAGGCTATCGTTTTAATCTTAATTTAGCTTCAGATTGA